The following coding sequences lie in one Poecilia reticulata strain Guanapo unplaced genomic scaffold, Guppy_female_1.0+MT scaffold_273, whole genome shotgun sequence genomic window:
- the rin3 gene encoding LOW QUALITY PROTEIN: ras and Rab interactor 3 (The sequence of the model RefSeq protein was modified relative to this genomic sequence to represent the inferred CDS: deleted 1 base in 1 codon) — PAPLPPPLPPPLSPIVLSSSPPPDPTSDPALAPPPGPCLLSCLDRLLGSVSLWQPRGLSPDTASRFLENQPAGTFLAHAAADRVTMISVRLPDEGGAPAVRGVAVQQHHAFVHLEGSWLLFDDVFKLISFYCTSRDILAMPLKLPLSVAMATREEDLEVLSALGADFWTSDPNQRPQNPDRTVQPNSYLYVNPVPVEGPSSERKSSVSKPQSFLSEAVASSLQNGEMSKKLTPQVKVPKRPPPRPPSLTSGLLSSPLSPPATSSGTPESDRKEEGRGAVSEKEVRKSTSPPPPRPTAPQLPQGTVPPAPQLPQGTVPTAPQLPQGTVPPAPQLPQGTVPPAPQLPQGTVPPAPQLPQGTVPPAPLQCTSGCQLPAKEDGQNLAKNSQGEKRKEKWGSRAGLLGEEGEQEEAVKRKAQEEQELKLGKEDMLKTNSTSSLAIKKPSRPVPPPRTKPSLANSAGGSNQAAGGPTDQSAGMKVPPPSPTRRPDVSLYSPQGAAGLAADLDSCSTSSTEEEGELNQEQDANPRVPADRSCTKAAVKRTPTIMLDRARHRLSTVLTGLICHDGRLTKRIIELARDPVSYFGNLVKDHRAFTLETMSKHTTSTELLQEIRQMMTQLKSYLLQSTELQALLEPQHQYTQDKLESLVEAALCKSVLKPLKEPIYRSLERLHTESQRQLEQNQAVVLASTTTALGICTSIPEAAAMERISLKLSKLHQEYSPQRKIQLLLKACRLIYHSMSVSCPGRAHGADDFLPVMMYVLARSNMAALQLDVEYMMELMDPALTQGEGRAGDVSGXXFLLTKAXFALQNPG; from the exons CCAGcgcccctccctcctcctcttcctcctccactctCTCCCATcgtcctctcctcctctcctccccccgACCCGACCTCTGACCCTGCCCTAGCCCCTCCCCCCGGTCCGTGTCTGCTCAGCTGTTTGGACCGGCTGCTGGGGAGCGTCTCGCTGTGGCAACCCAGAGGCCTGAGTCCGGACACCGCCTCCAGGTTCCTGGAGAACCAGCCAGCAGGG ACGTTCCTGGCTCATGCTGCAGCAGATCGGGTCACCATGATCTCGGTCCGGCTGCCTGATGAAGGCGGCGCTCCGGCGGTACGCGGCGTGGCGGTCCAACAGCATCACGCCT TTGTTCACCTGGAGGGATCCTGGCTGCTCTTTGACGACGTCTTCAAGCTGATCTCCTTCTACTGCACCAGCAG AGACATTCTTGCGATGCCAYTGAAGTTACCTCtgtctgttgccatggcaaccagggAAGAGGACCTGGAGGTCCTTTCTGCTTTGGGTGCAG ATTTCTGGACGTCTGACCCGAATCAGAGGCCTCAGAACCCGGACCGGACCGTTCAGCCCAACTCCTACCTGTATGTCAACCCAGTGCCTGTGGAGGGGCCCAGTTCAGAAAGAAAATCCTCCGTCTCCAAGCCACAGTCCTTCCTCAGTGAAGCAGTTGCCTCCTCCCTGCAGAATGGAGAAATGTCAAAGAAATTAACTCCACAGGTCAAAGTTCCCAAACGGCCGCCCCCCCGGCCCCCCAGCCTGACTTCAGgccttctctcctctcctctctcaccTCCAGCTACGTCTTCTGGTACTCCAGAATCTGACagaaaagaggaaggaagaggaGCAGTGAGTGAGAAAGAAGTGAGAAAGTCAACATCGCCTCCACCGCCGAGACCTACTGCCCCCCAGCTGCCCCAGGGGACAGTACCTCCTGCCCCCCAGCTGCCCCAGGGGACAGTACCTACTGCCCCCCAGCTGCCCCAGGGGACAGTACCTCCTGCCCCCCAGCTGCCCCAGGGGACAGTACCTCCTGCCCCCCAGCTGCCCCAGGGGACAGTACCTCCTGCCCCCCAGCTGCCCCAGGGGACAGTACCTCCTGCCCCTCTCCAGTGTACCTCAGGATGCCAGCTGCCAGCCAAGGAGGACGGACAAAATCTTGCAAAGAACTCTCAGGGAgaaaagaggaaggagaaatgGGGAAGTAGGGCAGGTCTGCTGGGCGAGGAGGGTGAACAGGAGGAGGCGGTGAAAAGGAAAGCGCAGGAGGAACAAGAGCTGAAGCTGGGGAAGGAGGACATGCTAAAGACCAACTCCACATCTTCTCTGGCAATAAAGAAACCGTCTCGCCCGGTCCCGCCTCCAAGGACTAAGCCGTCCCTCGCAAACTCAGCTGGGGGCTCCAACCAGGCAGCTGGAGGACCAACCGATCAGAGTGCAGGGATGAAAGTTCCCCCTCCCTCACCGACTCGGCGCCCAGATGTGTCCCTGTACTCGCCACAGGGGGCTGCTGGTCTGGCAGCTGACCTCGATTCCTGCTCAACCAGCAGcacagaggaagagggagagcTTAACCAGGAGCAGGATGCAAACCCCAG GGTTCCTGCAGACAGAAGCTGCACCAAAGCAGCCGTCAAGAGAACCCCGACCATCATGTTGGACCGAGCCCGCCACCGCCTCTCTACCGTCCTTACTGGACTCATCTGCCATGACGGCCGCCTCACCAAGCGAATCATCGAGTTGGCCAGAGACCCTGTTAGCTACTTTGGTAACCTG GTCAAGGACCACAGAGCTTTCACCCTGGAGACGATGTCCAAGCACACGACGTCCACAGAGCTTCTGCAGGAGATCAGACAGATGATGActcagctgaaaagttacctccTGCAGAGCACGGAGCTGCAGGCTCTGCTGGAGCCTCAGCATCAGTACACRCAAGACAAGCTGG AGAGCCTGGTGGAAGCGGCTCTGTGTAAGAGCGTCCTGAAGCCGCTGAAGGAACCGATCTACCGGAGCCTGGAGAGGCTGCACACCGAGAGCCAGAGGCAGCTGGAGCAGAACCAG GCCGTGGTCCTGGCCAGCACCACCACAGCGTTGGGGATCTGCACCTCCATCCCGGAGGCGGCGGCAATGGAGCGGATCAGCCTGAAGCTGAGCAAGCTGCACCAGGAGTATTCCCCCCAGAGGAagatccagctgctgctgaaggcCTGCAGGCTCATCTACCACTCCATGTCCGTCAGCTGCCCAG GCCGGGCCCACGGCGCTGACGACTTCCTGCCTGTGATGATGTACGTCCTGGCCCGGTCCAACATGGCCGCTCTGCAGCTGGACGTGGAATACATGATGGAGCTGATGGACCCGGCGCTCACCCAGGGCGAAGGTAGGGCAGGGGAC GTTAGTGGTSYGTYTTTCCTCCTGACTAAAGCCSCTTTTGCACTGCAGAACCCAGGCTGA
- the ldah gene encoding lipid droplet-associated hydrolase isoform X1 has product METQSEFFFCIGAATEVLKLGSFQLSGEKVLLLLIPGNPGVVGFYESFMRTLHCMLGRPVWAVSHAGHCAPPDSMDLVEDGAAAARQDVFGLDGQIRHKLAFIRDRVPRGTRLVLVGHSIGCYMILEMMRRSPELEVLKAVLLFPTIERMAQSPQGKVMTPVLCQLRYLFYLPLFLLSLLPQRVAALLVRLLLRGVPALDPCVLRPVLDVLSGDCAVNSMYLGGQEMRMVQERDNDAIQKNLDRLIFYYGATDHWCPVSYFQDMRRDFPHGDIRLCERGVRHAFVLDAGQEVGQMVAEWVSASLRAQNLPGEAQGQTLHLDVDA; this is encoded by the exons ATGGAGACCCAGTCAGAGTTTTTCTTCTGCATCGGAGCAGCCACCGAGGTTCTGAAACTCGGTTCTTTTCAGCTGTCAGGAGAAAAAgtgctgctgctcctcatccCAG GAAACCCCGGGGTCGTGGGCTTCTATGAGAGCTTCATGCGGACGCTGCACTGCATGCTGGGAAGGCCCGTCTGGGCCGTGAGCCACGCCGGCCACTGCGCTCCTCCGGACTCCATGGACCTCGTAGAAG ATGGCGCGGCGGCGGCGCGGCAGGACGTGTTCGGACTGGACGGACAGATCCGACACAAGCTGGCTTTCATCCGGGACCGGGTCCCCAGAGGAACCCGATTGGTTCTGGTGGGCCACTCCATTGGCTGCTACATGATCCTGGAGATGATGAGGAGGAGCCCCGAGCTGGAG GTCCTGAAGGCCGTGCTGCTGTTCCCCACCATTGAGCGGATGGCCCAGAGCCCGCAGGGAAAGGTCATGACCCCGGTGCTGTGCCAGCTGCGCTACCTGTTCTACCTGCCGCTCTTCCTGCTGTCGCTGCTGCCGCAGCGCGTCGCCGCCCTGCTGGTCCGCCTGCTGCTGCGCGGCGTGCCGGCGCTGGACCCCTGCGTACTGCGGCCGGTGCTGGACGTGCTCTCTGGAGACTGTGCAG TGAACTCCATGTACCTGGGCGGCCAGGAAATGAGGATGGTTCAGGAAAGAGACAACGATGCCATCCAGAAGAACCTGGACAGG CTCATTTTCTATTATGGCGCCACGGACCACTGGTGTCCGGTCAGCTACTTCCAGGACATGAGGAGGGACTTCCCGCACGGAGACATCCGGCTGTGTGAGCGAGGCGTCCGGCACGCCTTCGTCCTGGACGCGGGGCAGGAAGTGGGTCAGATGGTGGCCGAGTGGGTCAGCGCCTCTCTGAGAGCCCAAAACCTGCCAGGCGAAGCTCAGGGCCAAACGCTCCATCTGGATGTTGATGCCTGA
- the ldah gene encoding lipid droplet-associated hydrolase isoform X2, with amino-acid sequence MRTLHCMLGRPVWAVSHAGHCAPPDSMDLVEDGAAAARQDVFGLDGQIRHKLAFIRDRVPRGTRLVLVGHSIGCYMILEMMRRSPELEVLKAVLLFPTIERMAQSPQGKVMTPVLCQLRYLFYLPLFLLSLLPQRVAALLVRLLLRGVPALDPCVLRPVLDVLSGDCAVNSMYLGGQEMRMVQERDNDAIQKNLDRLIFYYGATDHWCPVSYFQDMRRDFPHGDIRLCERGVRHAFVLDAGQEVGQMVAEWVSASLRAQNLPGEAQGQTLHLDVDA; translated from the exons ATGCGGACGCTGCACTGCATGCTGGGAAGGCCCGTCTGGGCCGTGAGCCACGCCGGCCACTGCGCTCCTCCGGACTCCATGGACCTCGTAGAAG ATGGCGCGGCGGCGGCGCGGCAGGACGTGTTCGGACTGGACGGACAGATCCGACACAAGCTGGCTTTCATCCGGGACCGGGTCCCCAGAGGAACCCGATTGGTTCTGGTGGGCCACTCCATTGGCTGCTACATGATCCTGGAGATGATGAGGAGGAGCCCCGAGCTGGAG GTCCTGAAGGCCGTGCTGCTGTTCCCCACCATTGAGCGGATGGCCCAGAGCCCGCAGGGAAAGGTCATGACCCCGGTGCTGTGCCAGCTGCGCTACCTGTTCTACCTGCCGCTCTTCCTGCTGTCGCTGCTGCCGCAGCGCGTCGCCGCCCTGCTGGTCCGCCTGCTGCTGCGCGGCGTGCCGGCGCTGGACCCCTGCGTACTGCGGCCGGTGCTGGACGTGCTCTCTGGAGACTGTGCAG TGAACTCCATGTACCTGGGCGGCCAGGAAATGAGGATGGTTCAGGAAAGAGACAACGATGCCATCCAGAAGAACCTGGACAGG CTCATTTTCTATTATGGCGCCACGGACCACTGGTGTCCGGTCAGCTACTTCCAGGACATGAGGAGGGACTTCCCGCACGGAGACATCCGGCTGTGTGAGCGAGGCGTCCGGCACGCCTTCGTCCTGGACGCGGGGCAGGAAGTGGGTCAGATGGTGGCCGAGTGGGTCAGCGCCTCTCTGAGAGCCCAAAACCTGCCAGGCGAAGCTCAGGGCCAAACGCTCCATCTGGATGTTGATGCCTGA